The following proteins are encoded in a genomic region of Fundidesulfovibrio soli:
- the yedF gene encoding sulfurtransferase-like selenium metabolism protein YedF — protein MNVKTLDCKGMTCPQPLMECRKCLEAEAPDALDVLVDDEAALENVSRYLTSSGYSVASGKEGARWAIHAKRQGGQATPADPADFPCPVPGSGEGQRIAVFLTSDVVGRGDDGLGAKLMLNFIKTLPELGPDLWRIVMVNAAVKLAAEGSPHIETLRALEAAGVTILVCGTCLEFYGLMQQRAVGQTTNMLDVVTSLQLASKVIDI, from the coding sequence ATGAACGTAAAGACTCTCGATTGCAAGGGCATGACGTGCCCGCAGCCACTCATGGAATGCAGGAAATGCCTTGAAGCCGAGGCCCCGGACGCTCTCGACGTGCTTGTTGACGACGAGGCCGCCCTGGAAAATGTGAGCCGCTACCTCACGTCCAGCGGCTACAGCGTCGCCTCGGGCAAAGAGGGCGCACGTTGGGCCATCCATGCAAAGCGCCAGGGCGGACAGGCCACACCGGCGGACCCGGCGGACTTCCCCTGCCCTGTCCCGGGTTCGGGGGAGGGGCAGCGCATCGCCGTGTTCCTGACCTCCGACGTGGTGGGGCGCGGCGACGACGGCCTCGGGGCCAAGCTGATGCTCAACTTCATCAAGACCCTGCCCGAGTTGGGGCCGGACCTGTGGCGCATCGTCATGGTCAACGCGGCTGTGAAGCTGGCCGCCGAGGGCAGCCCCCACATCGAGACCCTGCGCGCCCTGGAGGCCGCCGGAGTGACCATCCTGGTCTGCGGCACCTGCCTCGAATTCTATGGCCTGATGCAGCAGAGGGCCGTGGGCCAGACCACCAACATGCTCGATGTGGTCACCAGCCTGCAGCTGGCGTCGAAAGTCATCGACATCTGA
- the ade gene encoding adenine deaminase, with translation MVFEVHDGVEHRIDLALGNAPADLLLKNARLVNVLSGDIHPADIAVADGMIVGFGDYQAKQVIDCQGRYVCPGLIDGHIHIESTLLTPWEFARAAAPRGTCAVVWDPHEIGNVLGRAGIEALLELTRDCPLDFFIMIPSCVPATSMETSGAVLDAEDVAYLAGRYPERVLGLAELMNYPGVLAKDPAIIAKIAACQCKIIDGHAPLLSGKQLNAYVAAGPSSDHECTDPQEAVEKLRAGMHLLMREGSDERNLTDLVGVVNEFNAANISLVCDDREPIDLTTNGHMDHNVRMAIGLGLEPIRAIQMASINTARHYGLRGRGAVAPGYRADLLVLDDLQGFKVWKAFLKGRDVSETKFGPSGQVPQENTVHLSCSGGKLQAADFAIPQVSHEVRCIGAIPGQIISKSLKIAPRFVDGFAVADPARDIAKVAVVERHGRNGNIGLAFVNGLSLARGAVAGTVAHDAHNLIVAGMDDADMALAGNVLAECGGGYVVVAGGKVLAKLELRFAGLMSLRPFEEVVAAQKALHAAYESIAVDPAAGARPFMALSFMSLAVIPELKLTDQGLVDVTRFEKVGLWL, from the coding sequence ATGGTTTTCGAGGTCCACGATGGGGTCGAACACAGGATAGACTTGGCTCTGGGCAACGCCCCGGCCGACCTTTTGCTCAAGAACGCACGCCTGGTCAACGTGCTCTCCGGAGACATCCACCCTGCGGACATAGCGGTGGCGGACGGCATGATCGTCGGTTTCGGCGATTATCAGGCCAAGCAGGTGATCGATTGCCAGGGGCGCTACGTCTGCCCGGGGCTCATCGACGGCCACATCCACATCGAATCCACGCTGCTCACGCCGTGGGAGTTCGCCCGGGCGGCCGCTCCCCGAGGCACCTGCGCCGTGGTCTGGGACCCGCACGAGATCGGCAACGTGCTGGGCAGGGCGGGCATCGAGGCCCTGCTGGAGCTGACCCGGGACTGCCCTTTGGATTTCTTCATCATGATCCCCAGCTGCGTGCCCGCCACCAGCATGGAGACGTCCGGCGCGGTGCTGGACGCCGAAGACGTGGCCTATCTGGCCGGACGCTACCCTGAGCGCGTGCTGGGCCTGGCCGAATTGATGAACTATCCCGGCGTGCTGGCCAAGGACCCAGCCATCATCGCCAAGATCGCGGCCTGCCAGTGCAAGATCATCGACGGCCACGCGCCGCTGCTTTCGGGCAAGCAGCTCAACGCCTACGTCGCGGCAGGCCCAAGCTCCGACCACGAGTGCACCGACCCGCAGGAGGCCGTGGAGAAGCTGCGCGCCGGCATGCACCTGCTGATGCGCGAAGGCAGCGACGAGCGCAACCTCACAGACTTGGTGGGCGTGGTCAACGAGTTCAACGCGGCCAACATCTCCCTGGTCTGCGACGACCGCGAGCCCATCGACCTGACCACCAACGGCCACATGGACCACAACGTGCGCATGGCCATCGGCCTGGGGCTCGAACCCATCCGCGCCATCCAGATGGCCAGCATCAACACCGCGCGCCATTACGGCCTGCGCGGGCGGGGTGCGGTGGCCCCGGGTTACAGGGCGGACCTGCTGGTGCTGGACGACCTCCAGGGCTTCAAGGTCTGGAAGGCCTTCCTGAAGGGCCGCGACGTGTCGGAGACGAAGTTCGGTCCCAGCGGCCAAGTTCCGCAGGAAAATACCGTCCATTTGAGCTGTTCCGGTGGAAAGCTGCAGGCTGCAGACTTCGCAATACCTCAAGTGTCACATGAGGTTCGCTGCATCGGGGCCATCCCGGGGCAGATCATCAGCAAGAGCCTGAAGATAGCTCCCAGGTTTGTGGACGGTTTCGCCGTTGCCGACCCGGCGAGAGACATCGCCAAGGTCGCGGTGGTAGAGAGGCACGGGCGCAACGGCAACATCGGGCTCGCGTTCGTGAACGGGCTTTCCCTGGCGCGCGGCGCCGTGGCCGGGACAGTGGCGCACGATGCCCACAACCTTATCGTGGCCGGGATGGACGACGCGGACATGGCGCTGGCCGGCAACGTGCTGGCCGAGTGCGGCGGCGGATATGTGGTTGTGGCGGGCGGCAAGGTGCTGGCCAAGTTGGAGCTGCGGTTCGCCGGGCTCATGAGCCTCAGGCCGTTTGAGGAGGTGGTCGCCGCGCAGAAGGCGCTGCACGCCGCCTATGAATCCATCGCGGTCGATCCCGCCGCGGGGGCGAGACCGTTCATGGCCTTGTCGTTCATGTCTCTGGCGGTGATTCCCGAACTGAAACTGACCGACCAGGGGCTTGTTGACGTCACGCGGTTCGAGAAGGTCGGGCTTTGGCTCTGA
- a CDS encoding isocitrate lyase/PEP mutase family protein, translated as MNPGAIFRSLVNAPELLMLPVAHDGLSALAIAQAGFKALAVAGFGSSGSVLGLPDFGLMSSTEMITHYAHIIERVEIPVLVDIDTGFGDVNNVIRTVRQVEAMGAAALFIEDQTFPKRCGHMSGKAVVSVDDYLPKLKAALWARRNPDFVIMARTDAVALHGLDEGIRRARIYAEAGADMVFVEAVTSIEDMRTVNSALSVPSMANMIEGGKSPFLSAAELQDVGYTLAAYPCASVFTAVRALQRWAQHLKQHGTSQGFAGPETMLNFDEYFRFIGAEDIRRREALFSGGAPLDGDAIK; from the coding sequence ATGAACCCCGGCGCCATCTTCCGTTCCCTTGTCAACGCCCCGGAGCTGCTCATGCTCCCCGTGGCCCATGACGGCCTTTCCGCCCTGGCCATCGCCCAGGCCGGTTTCAAGGCCCTGGCCGTAGCCGGGTTCGGCAGCTCCGGCAGCGTTCTCGGCTTGCCCGACTTCGGGTTGATGAGCTCCACGGAGATGATCACGCACTACGCGCACATCATCGAGCGCGTGGAAATCCCTGTCCTGGTGGACATCGACACCGGCTTCGGCGACGTCAACAACGTCATCCGCACCGTGCGCCAGGTTGAGGCCATGGGCGCGGCCGCGCTCTTCATAGAGGACCAGACCTTCCCCAAACGCTGCGGCCACATGTCCGGCAAGGCCGTGGTGTCCGTCGACGATTACCTGCCCAAGCTCAAGGCCGCGCTCTGGGCCAGGCGCAACCCGGACTTCGTGATCATGGCCAGGACCGACGCCGTGGCCTTGCACGGCCTGGACGAAGGCATCCGCCGGGCCAGGATCTACGCCGAGGCCGGTGCGGACATGGTCTTCGTGGAGGCCGTGACCTCCATAGAGGACATGCGCACAGTGAACAGCGCCCTGAGCGTGCCCAGCATGGCCAATATGATCGAGGGCGGCAAATCACCCTTCCTGAGCGCCGCCGAACTCCAGGACGTGGGCTACACCCTGGCGGCCTACCCCTGCGCCTCGGTGTTCACGGCCGTCCGGGCCTTGCAGCGCTGGGCGCAGCACCTCAAGCAACATGGAACCAGCCAGGGCTTCGCCGGGCCGGAGACCATGCTGAACTTCGACGAATACTTCCGCTTCATCGGCGCGGAAGACATCCGTCGCAGGGAGGCCCTGTTCTCAGGCGGCGCACCCCTTGATGGAGATGCAATAAAATGA
- a CDS encoding carbonic anhydrase: MKDIARFLSGFKEFQRTYFCSESDFYNNLQKEQSPKVLVIACSDSRVDPAILTGCEPGDMFVVRNVANLVPPYENAEGRHGVSAALEYAVKNLEVEHVIILGHSCCGGISALLAPNREDLGEFIAPWVKIAEPALMEVERELPGKPEHLRRRACEQASVLVSLDNLLTFPWVWQRVVQGKLHLHGWYFDMDSGELYSYLPETGTFEALVPRCTRERAKA; encoded by the coding sequence ATGAAAGATATCGCCCGCTTCCTTTCTGGATTCAAGGAATTCCAGCGCACCTACTTCTGTTCGGAGAGCGACTTCTACAACAACCTGCAGAAGGAACAGAGCCCCAAGGTGCTGGTCATCGCCTGTTCCGACTCCCGGGTGGACCCGGCCATCCTCACGGGCTGCGAGCCAGGCGACATGTTCGTGGTGCGCAACGTTGCCAACCTGGTGCCGCCCTACGAGAACGCCGAAGGCCGCCACGGCGTGAGCGCGGCCCTTGAATACGCGGTCAAGAACCTCGAGGTGGAGCACGTGATCATCCTGGGGCATTCGTGCTGCGGCGGCATCTCGGCGCTGCTGGCCCCCAACCGGGAGGACCTGGGCGAGTTCATCGCGCCCTGGGTCAAGATCGCTGAACCCGCGCTCATGGAAGTGGAACGGGAGCTACCGGGCAAGCCCGAACATCTGCGGCGCAGAGCCTGCGAGCAGGCTTCGGTGCTCGTCTCGCTGGACAATCTGCTCACCTTCCCCTGGGTCTGGCAACGCGTGGTGCAAGGCAAGCTGCACCTGCATGGCTGGTATTTCGACATGGACTCCGGCGAGTTGTACAGCTACCTGCCCGAAACGGGCACCTTCGAGGCTCTGGTGCCCCGCTGCACCCGGGAACGCGCGAAGGCATAG
- a CDS encoding heavy-metal-associated domain-containing protein — MSTKTIEVKGMSCGNCVNSVTEALSSIDGLANVKVDLAFGTASFQEEKPVSEEEVKAAIERIGFTAGNFK, encoded by the coding sequence ATGAGCACCAAGACCATAGAAGTCAAAGGCATGAGCTGCGGCAACTGCGTCAACTCCGTCACGGAGGCCCTTTCGAGCATTGATGGCCTGGCCAACGTGAAGGTGGACCTTGCCTTCGGCACCGCCTCCTTCCAAGAGGAGAAGCCCGTCTCCGAGGAAGAGGTCAAGGCCGCCATCGAGCGCATCGGGTTCACCGCCGGGAATTTCAAATAG
- a CDS encoding S1C family serine protease — translation MRQLKYFVLVVIACCLSACVSSQTATVKDHPVIEVPDGRETKTIGLGRVVVKLPRGQVYGDLKSGALCLPNTQLVWGAGSRSPKVEEFTSIFYEELRRNNYNVKGDPTDLFNREPPATEITVGGLITDLYVEACFPWFGWGNVRKGTSKATVSVEWQVYSNYQKKVLMKSTASGEAEFKFENGNFNEALFLAFSSAVQGLLADPKFNKLLLEPEKNAEASDAAAQAAPPASIKVSANPKQTYSLEEVKKRVVVLQMGGMHGSGVLVGDEGYILTNDHVVKGLKRMKVIFENGTSTEGIVIRSDPVQDVGLVKIVNPPVKGLAVRPERVATGTEVFAVGAPLEVTFHGTVTKGIVSAYRPRDDGSQWIQSDAMINGGNSGGPLVDGQGRVVGLTSWKRIDTDSNNRSTGLNFFVPIAEGMRAVGMEAK, via the coding sequence ATGCGCCAGTTGAAGTATTTCGTTCTTGTCGTGATCGCCTGCTGCCTCAGCGCTTGTGTCAGCTCTCAGACCGCCACGGTCAAGGACCATCCCGTCATCGAGGTGCCCGACGGTAGGGAGACCAAGACAATCGGTCTCGGCAGGGTGGTGGTCAAGCTCCCACGGGGGCAGGTCTACGGCGACCTGAAATCCGGAGCGCTTTGCCTGCCCAATACCCAACTGGTGTGGGGGGCTGGCTCCAGGTCGCCCAAGGTGGAGGAATTCACCTCGATTTTCTATGAGGAGCTTCGCCGCAACAACTACAACGTCAAGGGCGATCCTACTGACCTCTTCAATCGTGAACCCCCCGCCACGGAGATCACCGTTGGGGGGCTGATAACCGATCTGTACGTGGAAGCCTGCTTCCCGTGGTTTGGCTGGGGCAATGTGCGCAAGGGCACCTCAAAGGCCACTGTATCCGTGGAATGGCAGGTCTACTCGAACTACCAGAAAAAAGTCCTGATGAAATCCACGGCTTCGGGCGAGGCCGAGTTCAAATTTGAAAACGGCAACTTCAACGAAGCCCTGTTCCTGGCGTTTTCCAGCGCGGTACAGGGGCTGCTGGCCGACCCCAAGTTCAACAAGCTGCTTCTTGAACCAGAGAAGAACGCGGAAGCTTCCGACGCTGCAGCCCAAGCCGCGCCGCCGGCCAGCATCAAGGTCTCGGCCAATCCCAAACAGACCTACTCCCTGGAAGAGGTCAAGAAGCGCGTGGTGGTGCTCCAGATGGGCGGCATGCACGGATCAGGCGTGCTCGTGGGCGACGAAGGCTACATCCTCACCAACGACCATGTTGTCAAAGGCCTCAAGCGCATGAAGGTAATCTTCGAGAACGGAACGTCGACCGAGGGAATCGTCATTCGCTCCGACCCGGTCCAGGATGTAGGGTTGGTCAAGATTGTGAATCCACCTGTCAAAGGCCTTGCCGTGCGGCCTGAAAGGGTCGCCACGGGCACGGAGGTGTTCGCCGTGGGTGCGCCGCTTGAAGTGACATTCCACGGGACGGTCACAAAGGGCATCGTAAGCGCCTACCGCCCTAGAGATGACGGCAGCCAGTGGATCCAGAGCGATGCAATGATCAATGGAGGCAACAGCGGAGGCCCCTTGGTGGACGGTCAGGGCAGGGTTGTAGGATTGACTTCCTGGAAGCGAATCGACACGGACAGCAACAACAGGAGTACAGGGCTCAACTTCTTCGTCCCTATCGCGGAGGGCATGCGCGCCGTGGGTATGGAGGCGAAATAG
- the hisA gene encoding 1-(5-phosphoribosyl)-5-[(5-phosphoribosylamino)methylideneamino]imidazole-4-carboxamide isomerase, with translation MILYPAIDIKDGKCVRLKQGLADQVTVFDPDPVSAAGHWLGLGAKALHVVDLDGAFDGEPVNMKIVEKICRSSGVPVQLGGGIRDIATAKAYVSAGVSRLLIGTLALADPDTFGAMCAELPGKVGVSLDADGGRLKTKGWVEDSGLTVDDVIPRLEAQGTAFLVYTDISRDGMQSGVNLQAMEALLSKTRLPVIAAGGVATLDDLKALAPLASKGLAGVISGRAIYTGTLDFTEAMAWLGQQAA, from the coding sequence GTGATCCTGTACCCGGCCATCGATATCAAGGACGGCAAGTGCGTCCGCCTCAAGCAGGGGCTTGCCGACCAGGTGACCGTATTCGACCCCGACCCGGTGTCCGCCGCCGGGCACTGGCTCGGCCTTGGCGCCAAGGCCCTCCACGTGGTGGACCTTGACGGCGCATTCGACGGCGAGCCCGTGAACATGAAGATCGTCGAAAAGATCTGCCGCTCCTCCGGCGTGCCCGTGCAACTGGGCGGCGGCATCCGCGACATCGCCACGGCCAAGGCCTACGTTTCGGCGGGCGTCTCGCGACTGCTGATCGGCACCCTGGCCCTTGCCGACCCGGATACCTTCGGGGCCATGTGCGCCGAGCTGCCCGGCAAGGTGGGCGTCTCCCTGGACGCCGACGGCGGCAGGCTCAAGACCAAGGGCTGGGTGGAGGACTCGGGCCTCACCGTGGACGACGTGATCCCCAGGCTTGAGGCCCAGGGCACGGCGTTCCTGGTCTATACCGACATCAGCCGCGACGGCATGCAGAGCGGGGTGAACCTCCAGGCCATGGAGGCGCTTCTGTCAAAGACCCGCCTGCCGGTGATAGCGGCCGGCGGCGTGGCCACCCTGGACGACCTCAAGGCTCTGGCTCCCCTGGCCTCGAAGGGCCTGGCCGGGGTCATCAGCGGACGCGCCATCTACACCGGCACACTGGATTTTACCGAGGCAATGGCTTGGCTTGGGCAGCAAGCCGCCTAG
- the hisB gene encoding imidazoleglycerol-phosphate dehydratase HisB, with protein MRKAQVVRTTKETSIELEIDLDGSGSAEISTGVGFADHMLTLLSFWSGFDLKIFCKGDLQVDAHHTIEDVGLCLGQAVAEALGDKAGINRVGFSRFPLDEALCEAVVDLSGRPYLVYDDTPLPAIVAGEEKDIWREFFKSFANKCQMNLHVRMIYGKNGHHLLEAAFKALGVALKHAVRREGAGVPSTKGSLG; from the coding sequence ATGCGTAAGGCACAGGTGGTTCGCACCACCAAGGAGACCTCCATAGAACTGGAAATCGACCTGGACGGTTCCGGCTCGGCCGAAATCTCCACCGGCGTCGGTTTCGCGGACCACATGCTCACCCTGCTGAGCTTCTGGTCAGGCTTCGACCTGAAGATCTTCTGCAAGGGTGACCTGCAGGTGGACGCCCACCACACCATCGAGGATGTGGGGCTCTGCCTGGGCCAGGCCGTGGCCGAGGCCCTGGGCGACAAGGCCGGTATCAACCGGGTGGGCTTCAGCCGGTTCCCGCTGGACGAAGCCCTGTGCGAAGCCGTGGTGGACCTCTCGGGAAGGCCCTACCTGGTGTACGACGATACCCCCCTCCCGGCGATAGTCGCCGGTGAGGAGAAAGACATCTGGCGTGAATTCTTCAAGTCCTTCGCGAACAAATGCCAGATGAACCTACATGTGCGCATGATCTACGGCAAGAACGGACACCACCTGCTGGAAGCGGCCTTCAAGGCCCTCGGCGTGGCCCTCAAGCACGCGGTGCGCCGCGAGGGGGCAGGGGTGCCAAGTACCAAAGGGAGCCTTGGCTGA
- a CDS encoding twin-arginine translocase TatA/TatE family subunit has translation MFSSEMILILIVALVLIGPSKLPEIMKMAAKGLSEIRRLSLEVKSTLQQEVEKIDAAKRIEEAKKEYFGDIENVVNDVSAQVEKTQAELEQAQAPQEQPEVPQETAASEPVQGEQAAASEPAPEDKTPLAEAPKADEAQSQTEAPKAAVAEAQAESKESKEKSHA, from the coding sequence ATGTTCTCCTCGGAGATGATCCTCATCCTGATCGTGGCGCTGGTGCTTATCGGGCCTTCCAAGCTGCCCGAGATCATGAAGATGGCGGCCAAGGGGCTGTCCGAGATCCGGCGGCTCAGCCTGGAGGTCAAGTCCACGCTGCAGCAGGAAGTCGAGAAGATCGACGCGGCCAAGCGCATCGAAGAGGCCAAGAAGGAGTACTTCGGGGATATCGAGAACGTGGTCAACGACGTATCTGCCCAGGTGGAGAAGACGCAGGCCGAGCTGGAGCAGGCCCAGGCCCCGCAAGAGCAGCCTGAAGTTCCGCAGGAAACAGCCGCGTCCGAACCGGTCCAGGGTGAACAGGCCGCCGCGTCCGAACCGGCCCCGGAAGACAAGACCCCACTGGCCGAGGCCCCCAAGGCCGATGAGGCTCAATCGCAGACCGAGGCCCCCAAGGCCGCTGTAGCCGAGGCGCAGGCCGAGTCCAAGGAATCCAAGGAGAAGTCCCATGCGTAA
- the guaA gene encoding glutamine-hydrolyzing GMP synthase has protein sequence MQHEETVVILDYGSQYTQLIARRVREAGVYSEIHPCTLSSEALKAIKPKAIILSGGPCSVSDEDAPQLDKTVLELGVPVLGICYGMQLLAHTLDGGKVASSKEREYGRAELTLSAGSALWEGVDATTPRTVWMSHGDHVVAIPKGFSIIARTSSVEAAAMADPSRNIYALQFHPEVAHTEDGETILRNFLFKIAKVKTGWTMASFVESEVAALREKLGDDHVVCALSGGVDSTVVAVLLHKAIGDRLHCIFVNNGVLRQGEGEEVVSFLTEHFKLNLKYVQAQDLFLDRLDGVEDPEKKRKIIGHTFIEVFEREAKAIPGVKWLAQGTLYPDVIESVSFRGGPSVVIKSHHNVGGLPEKMDLKLVEPLRELFKDEVRKVALELGMPDSIIWRHPFPGPGLAIRIIGDVTRERLDILRKADKIVQAELHAADWYRKVWQGFAVLLPLKTVGVMGDDRTYENVCALRIVDSLDAMTADWSRVPTDILARISNRIINEVKGINRVVLDISSKPPATIEWE, from the coding sequence ATGCAACACGAAGAAACCGTCGTCATCCTGGACTACGGCTCCCAGTACACCCAGCTCATCGCGCGCCGGGTGCGCGAGGCGGGAGTCTATTCCGAAATCCATCCCTGCACGCTCTCCTCTGAGGCGCTCAAGGCCATCAAGCCCAAGGCGATCATCCTCTCCGGCGGGCCCTGCAGCGTCAGCGACGAGGACGCCCCCCAGCTCGACAAGACCGTGCTGGAGCTGGGCGTGCCGGTGCTGGGCATCTGCTACGGCATGCAGCTGCTGGCCCACACCCTGGACGGGGGCAAGGTCGCCTCCTCCAAGGAGCGGGAATACGGGCGCGCCGAGCTGACCCTCTCCGCAGGGAGCGCCCTGTGGGAAGGCGTGGACGCCACCACCCCGCGCACGGTGTGGATGTCCCACGGCGACCACGTTGTGGCCATCCCCAAGGGATTCAGCATCATCGCAAGGACCTCCAGCGTCGAGGCGGCGGCCATGGCCGACCCCTCCCGCAACATCTACGCTCTGCAGTTCCACCCCGAGGTGGCCCACACCGAAGACGGCGAGACCATCCTGCGCAACTTCCTGTTCAAGATCGCCAAGGTGAAGACCGGCTGGACCATGGCCAGCTTTGTCGAATCCGAAGTGGCGGCCCTGCGCGAAAAGCTCGGGGACGACCATGTGGTCTGCGCCCTTTCCGGCGGCGTGGACTCCACGGTGGTGGCGGTGCTCTTGCACAAGGCCATCGGCGACAGGCTGCACTGCATCTTCGTGAACAACGGCGTTCTGCGCCAGGGAGAAGGGGAGGAGGTCGTCTCCTTCCTTACGGAACACTTCAAGCTGAACTTGAAGTATGTGCAGGCGCAAGACCTGTTCCTGGACCGCCTGGACGGCGTGGAAGACCCCGAAAAGAAACGCAAGATCATCGGCCACACCTTCATCGAGGTCTTCGAGCGCGAGGCCAAGGCCATCCCGGGCGTGAAGTGGCTGGCTCAGGGCACCCTCTACCCGGACGTCATCGAGTCGGTGAGCTTCCGGGGCGGGCCCTCCGTGGTCATCAAAAGCCACCACAACGTGGGCGGCCTGCCCGAGAAGATGGACCTCAAGCTGGTGGAGCCGCTGCGCGAGCTCTTCAAGGACGAGGTTCGCAAGGTGGCCCTCGAGCTGGGCATGCCCGACTCGATCATCTGGCGCCATCCCTTCCCGGGGCCAGGCCTTGCCATCCGCATCATCGGGGACGTCACCCGCGAGCGCCTGGACATCCTGCGCAAGGCCGACAAGATCGTTCAGGCCGAGCTGCACGCCGCCGACTGGTACCGCAAGGTCTGGCAGGGTTTCGCCGTGCTCCTGCCGCTCAAGACCGTGGGCGTCATGGGCGACGACCGCACCTACGAGAACGTCTGCGCCCTGCGCATCGTGGATTCGCTGGACGCAATGACCGCCGACTGGTCCCGCGTGCCCACGGACATCCTGGCGCGCATCTCCAACCGTATCATCAACGAGGTCAAGGGCATCAACAGGGTCGTCCTGGACATCTCCTCCAAGCCGCCCGCGACCATCGAGTGGGAGTAG
- the guaB gene encoding IMP dehydrogenase — MDRIIGLGLTFDDVLLIPAYSEILPDKVDVSTWLTPAIRLNIPLLSAAMDTVTESRMAISMARNGGAGVIHKNMSVAQQKLEVEKVKKSESGMIIDPVTVHPDMTVAAALKVMAEFSISGLPVVENDGLVGIVTNRDVRFVEDDVTTVRQVMTSENLVTVPVGTPLEIAKEHLHEHRIEKLLVVDEHKKLKGLITIKDIDKIQKYPNACKDDLGRLRCGGAIGVGPGRDERVEALMDAGCDFIVLDSAHGHTRNIITAVEAIRAQFPKCQLVAGNVGTYEGAKALLKAGADTVKVGIGPGSICTTRIVAGVGVPQITAIMEAVRACREVGKCCVADGGVKFSGDVVKALAAGADTVMMGSMFAGTEESPGETMLYQGRTYKIYRGMGSIDAMREGSADRYSQDKTSKLVPEGIVGRVPFKGLVSESIYQLVGGLRSGMGYVGVDNIKDLQEKPQFTRISAAGLRESHVHDVIITKESPNYRVESY, encoded by the coding sequence ATGGACAGAATCATCGGCCTGGGGCTCACGTTCGACGACGTGCTGCTCATCCCCGCCTACTCGGAAATACTGCCTGACAAGGTGGACGTCTCCACCTGGCTGACCCCCGCGATCCGCCTGAACATTCCCCTGCTGTCCGCCGCCATGGACACCGTGACCGAATCGCGCATGGCCATCTCCATGGCCCGCAACGGCGGCGCCGGCGTCATCCACAAGAACATGAGCGTGGCCCAGCAGAAGCTGGAGGTGGAGAAGGTCAAGAAGAGCGAATCCGGCATGATCATCGACCCGGTGACCGTGCACCCGGACATGACCGTGGCCGCCGCGCTGAAGGTCATGGCCGAGTTCTCCATCTCCGGCCTGCCCGTGGTGGAGAACGACGGTCTGGTGGGCATCGTCACCAACCGCGACGTGCGCTTCGTGGAAGACGACGTGACCACCGTGCGCCAGGTGATGACCAGCGAGAACCTGGTCACCGTGCCCGTTGGCACCCCCCTGGAGATCGCCAAGGAGCACCTGCACGAGCACCGCATCGAGAAGCTCCTGGTGGTGGACGAGCACAAGAAGCTCAAGGGCCTGATCACCATCAAGGACATCGACAAGATCCAGAAATACCCCAACGCCTGCAAGGACGACCTCGGCCGTCTGCGCTGCGGCGGCGCCATCGGCGTCGGCCCCGGGCGCGACGAGCGCGTGGAGGCCCTGATGGACGCCGGGTGCGATTTCATCGTCCTGGATTCCGCCCACGGCCACACCAGGAACATCATCACCGCCGTCGAGGCCATCCGCGCCCAGTTCCCCAAGTGCCAGCTGGTGGCGGGCAATGTGGGTACCTACGAGGGCGCCAAGGCCCTGCTCAAGGCTGGCGCGGACACTGTGAAGGTGGGCATCGGCCCCGGCTCCATCTGCACCACGCGCATCGTGGCCGGTGTGGGCGTGCCCCAGATCACCGCCATCATGGAGGCCGTGCGCGCCTGCCGTGAGGTGGGCAAGTGCTGCGTGGCCGACGGCGGCGTGAAGTTCTCCGGCGACGTGGTCAAAGCCCTGGCCGCCGGTGCTGACACCGTGATGATGGGCTCCATGTTCGCAGGCACCGAGGAGAGCCCGGGCGAGACCATGCTCTACCAGGGCCGCACCTACAAGATCTACCGGGGCATGGGCTCCATCGACGCCATGCGCGAAGGCAGCGCGGACCGCTACTCCCAGGACAAGACCTCCAAGCTGGTGCCGGAAGGCATCGTTGGCCGCGTGCCGTTCAAGGGCTTGGTCTCCGAGTCCATTTACCAGCTGGTGGGCGGCCTGCGCTCCGGCATGGGCTACGTGGGCGTGGACAACATCAAGGACCTCCAGGAAAAGCCTCAATTCACGCGCATTTCCGCCGCCGGCCTGCGCGAGTCCCACGTTCACGACGTCATCATCACCAAGGAATCCCCCAACTACAGGGTGGAGAGCTACTGA